The nucleotide sequence CGGCACCTTCCAGTGGCACGAGGTGTCCGAACAGGAGGCCCGCGACGGCGTCCGCGACGACAAGTATTCATTCGCCATCGGTATCCCGAGCGGCTTCTCCGCCGCGCTGCTGTCGGTCGGCAACTTCCAGCCGCAGCAGGCGACGATCACGCTGACCACCAACGACGCCAACAACTACCTGTCCGGCACGATCGCGAAGCAGGTCGCCGAGCAGGTCCGCAAGACGATCGCCGAGAAGGTCGGCAGCGAGGCCGCGGACCGGTTCCTGGTCGGCTTCTCCACGATCTACGCCAAGACCCAGGAGGCCGCGACCGGCGCCGCGCAGCTCGCCGACGGCGCCACGCAGCTCAAGTCGGGGCAGCAGAAGCTGGCCGACGGCGCGGCCAAGCTCGCGGACGGCTCGTCGACGCTGGCAACCGGCCTGGGCACGCTGAAGAGCGCCACCGCGGACCTGCCGTCCCAGACGCAGAAGCTGGCCAGCGGCGCTTCGCAGGTGGCCGCCGGTGATCAGAAGGTCGCCGACGCGGCTTCGGTCGCCGCGACGGCGTCGTCCGACATCCAAGGCAAGCTCGACTCCTACCGCACCCAGCTGCAGACGGACCTGCGCGACGCGGGCGTGCCGGAGGCCCAGGTGCAGGCGATCCTGGCCAAGGCCGACCAGCTGCGCTCCCCGGTCGACCAGGCGAACGGCAAGATCCAGCAGGCCAACGGCGACCTGGCGAAGCTGGCCGACGGCGCCCGCCAGGTGTCCGACGGTGCGGCCAAGCTCGCCGCGGCGTCCCCCCAGCTGGCGAGCGGCATCGCCCAGGCGTCCGACGGCGCGAACCAGCTGCGCGACGGGGCGTCCCAGCTCAGCGACGGCGAGAAGACGGCCGTCAACGGCACGAACCAGCTCGCCGACGGCGCGGTGAAGCTGCGTGACGGGCTCGCGGCCGGGCTCCAGCAGATCCCGAACCCGGACGACCCGACCCGCAACGCGACGGCCAACACGATCGCGGACCCGGTGGCGGTGAACGCCAACGGCGAGGCGTCGGCGGGGACGTACGGCGCCGGCCTCGCGCCGTTCTTCATCTCGCTGGCCACCTGGATCGGTGCGTTCGTGCTGTTCCTGATCCTGCGCCCGCTCTCGACGCGCGCGCTGACCGCGGGCGCGGCCCCGTTCCGGGTCGCGGTCGGCGGCTGGCTGTCCTCGGCGCTGCTGGGCATCGCGCAGGTGGTCGTCCTGTTCGGCGCGGTGACGTGGCTGGTCGGCATCCACATCGCACACCCGTTGGCGGCGATCGGGTTCGCCGTGCTGGTGTCGCTGACGTTCACCTCGGTGGTGCACGCGCTCAACGCCTTCTTCGGCGCGGTCGGCAAGTTCCTCGGCCTGGTGCTGCTGGTGCTGCAGCTGGTGAGCGCGGGCGGCACGTTCCCGTGGCAGACGATCCCGGACGCGCTGTACCCGCTGCACGTGGTGCTGCCGATGGGGTACGCGATCGACGGCTTCCGCCACCTGTTCTACAGCGGCGCCACGACGACGCAGCTGCTCGGCGACATCGGCGTGCTGCTGGCGTACCTGGTGGGCGGGGTCCTGGTGTCCACATTGGCCGCCCGCAAACGTCGCGTTTGGACGGTGTCGGCGCTCAAGCCCGAGCTGAGCCTGTGAGCGGCGCGACGAAGCAGAAGCTCTTCGAGGCGACGTTGGAGCTCTCGAAGAGCCGGGGCCTGGTGGGCCTGACGGTCGACGACATCGC is from Amycolatopsis mediterranei and encodes:
- a CDS encoding YhgE/Pip family protein, producing MNAFRIARNELRRLSTGTLPKLALVALVLVPLLYASFYLYANYDPYGRLDKLPAAVFTSDTGAKDSSGHERNVGREVTDELVKSGTFQWHEVSEQEARDGVRDDKYSFAIGIPSGFSAALLSVGNFQPQQATITLTTNDANNYLSGTIAKQVAEQVRKTIAEKVGSEAADRFLVGFSTIYAKTQEAATGAAQLADGATQLKSGQQKLADGAAKLADGSSTLATGLGTLKSATADLPSQTQKLASGASQVAAGDQKVADAASVAATASSDIQGKLDSYRTQLQTDLRDAGVPEAQVQAILAKADQLRSPVDQANGKIQQANGDLAKLADGARQVSDGAAKLAAASPQLASGIAQASDGANQLRDGASQLSDGEKTAVNGTNQLADGAVKLRDGLAAGLQQIPNPDDPTRNATANTIADPVAVNANGEASAGTYGAGLAPFFISLATWIGAFVLFLILRPLSTRALTAGAAPFRVAVGGWLSSALLGIAQVVVLFGAVTWLVGIHIAHPLAAIGFAVLVSLTFTSVVHALNAFFGAVGKFLGLVLLVLQLVSAGGTFPWQTIPDALYPLHVVLPMGYAIDGFRHLFYSGATTTQLLGDIGVLLAYLVGGVLVSTLAARKRRVWTVSALKPELSL